The window ATATCGTTTTTCAAAAGGCCGGCTCTATTCGCCGGTGAGTCGCTGATTATTTCCGTTACCAGCACACCACCATCCAAATCATTTTTTTGCATAATTTTTTTAGGCAGTTCTGTTTGCGTTATACCAAGAAAACCATGTTTAACCTTGCCGAATTTTTTCAGTTGGTCAACAATTCGGTTTAGTTTATCGATACCAAGGGCTAAACTGGCGCTGTTTGACTGCATATTGATGCCCTGATTCATATAAGCAAACGATTCGGCGGGGTAAGAATCTTTGATGTTCATCTTCAAGTGATTTTCATAAGGTGGTGTTAATAAGACGGATTCGGCGGTTTGCGCAACCAACATGCCGATTAGCTCCCCTTTGGCATTAAACACGGCACCGCCGGTATTGCCGGGTCCGGACTGCGCCGATAACTGCATCAAGCCATCATCGGTGATACCAGAAAACATGCCGAAATTTACGGCTGTGGGCATATCATACGAATTGCCTATGACTGTAACCCAGGCGCCATCCTGAAGTTTGCCGGGGTCGCCGAATTTTGGCGTTTGACGTTCGACCGATTCGATTTTCAGCAAAGCCGCCCCCGATTCGGGGTCGATACCTACAATTTCCGCTGGGTAGATGTCGCCATCTTTAAATCTAACGATGATTTTATCATTGGAATCGGCAACCGAGGATGTTGTTAGAATATAGCCATCCCGGTCAATAAGGATGCCAGACCCTACAAATATCTCATTATAATGATAATCCTCCGCCTCGACAGTAACTATATATGATTCGGCTTTTTTAACGAGAGCGGTAATTTCCTTATTGATGCTCTCGAGTATGCCCGCCTCCGCTGTAATAGATGTTGTCAGTAATAATGTCAGGGCAAAAAATAATAAAACATTAGCGATTCTTTTCATTCAACCTCTCTAAAAAATTCTTTTATCTTTATTATCTCTCTTTATTCCGACAGGCTTAACATAATGTTTGGGCGGGGTAATTGAATCCCGGCTAATGGAATCAGCTGTCGGGCTTTCGGTTAGAACCATATCGCGCTTTAGAGCCTCATCGGAAACAGGCACGCCCCTTTTTATTTTGGCGGAATCAGTTGTAGCGGCGGTTTCAATCTGTGAGTCGTTTCCGGCAATAGGAACCGGCAGTGTTGAGACTCCGGGGCTAATCAGATAGAAAGTGAAGCTGGCGGCGACAACAAAGGCGGCGCCGGAAAGAGACAGCCGATAGCGCCATTTGTGCCAGGCAAGGCCGATGTTATTTTGCTGGTTAATCGCGCACATCAATCGGCTCGTGAAATGTGGTCCGGGTGTAACCTGCTCAAGCTTGCCGGCAGTTTGAATGATTGCTTTAATGTCCGCCAGCTTTTGCCGGCATACGCTGCATGCCTTGAGATGCGCCTCGAACCCATCGGTTTCTTTGGGTGAGAGGCCGCCCTCAATATAGGCAGATAGCAGGCGGGAAGCCTTTCGACAGTTCATAATTTAACTCCTTATAGGGTAATAGTTTCTCTCTAAGCATAGTGCGCGCTCTATTGATGCGCGACTTGACTGTGCCAACCGGCACTCGCATAATCTCGGCGATTTCGCTGTATGGCAGACGGTCGATATCGCAAAGAACGAACGCTGTGCGGTATTCATCCGGTAAACCTTTAATCGCTTTATCTAAAAGCGGTTTCAGCTTTTGCGGCTCAAGGTTTTTCTCACCGGGGAGTTCAATATCGGATTCTTCTTTAAGGAATTCGAGACTGATAAATTTCCTGAGTTTGCGTTTGCGAAGTTCGGAACGGCACAGGTTTAGGGCAATGGTATAAACCCATGTCGATAATGCGTAATCGGGACTGTAGTTTTTTCGTTGGTTATAGACTCGCAGGAATGTTTCCTGAAGGATATCCTCGGCCATTTCTTTTTCGGAAATGATGCGAAAGACGAAATTAAACAGGCGGTTTTTATAGCGATCCACAAACATCGCAAACGCCCGTTCGTTGTCATCGGCAACTTTGGCAAACAACTCTTTATCTGTTAGTTTTTCCAATATACACCTCTCTTAATCGTTATTTAATTATACAACAATTTATTCGGATAGTTCCAGAAAATCTGTAAGATATTGATTCGGGGCGGATTGCATATTGGGAGCACACAGATGTATGCCGAGGATAGGGACATACGCCGCCCATGTTTTCCGCCTTGACAGAATGTCGATTTTGGCATATATTTTATTAATAATACGATACATCATTGACAACAACATCATGAGGAGTTTTGAATTATGACCACAATAAAAGGCAGGGCATATCTGATATGTCTTCTGCTAATAATAGTTAGCGGCATAACCCAAGCCGACTACCACTACGCCAGCCATGACGGCTCTAACGAGTACCCCTACACCAGTTGGGATACGGCGGCGGACAGCATACAGGATGCCATAGACGCGGCTGAATCGTATGATACGGTGATATTGGCGTTGGTGAGTGGTATGAGCTTATACGCATGGATGCGGAAGACTCCTGTATGACCTTCATAGGCAGCGGCTGGGACTCGACACTTATATGGACCGACCAGCCAACCTGGCTTTTTATGAGAGCAAGAAATACATCGCTAAGGGATATATGCTTTGAGCATTTAGCGACTCAAAGCGCTGTGATTCTTGCTTTTACGCTTTTTGGCCCGCCAACTGACTTATATGTCAATCATTGCAAATTCAAAGGCACATGCCATAGCTGCGCGATTTTAGGAGATGCCAATGCCACCGAAATAATCGAGAACTGTGTTTTTGATTCTTTGAGCGCTTATGATAAATCTTTTCATGGCCCGTTAGGTGTGTTTCGAAATAATATATGCGCGCCCACATCTCATGTA is drawn from Candidatus Zixiibacteriota bacterium and contains these coding sequences:
- a CDS encoding zf-HC2 domain-containing protein, translating into MNCRKASRLLSAYIEGGLSPKETDGFEAHLKACSVCRQKLADIKAIIQTAGKLEQVTPGPHFTSRLMCAINQQNNIGLAWHKWRYRLSLSGAAFVVAASFTFYLISPGVSTLPVPIAGNDSQIETAATTDSAKIKRGVPVSDEALKRDMVLTESPTADSISRDSITPPKHYVKPVGIKRDNKDKRIF
- a CDS encoding trypsin-like peptidase domain-containing protein, whose product is MKRIANVLLFFALTLLLTTSITAEAGILESINKEITALVKKAESYIVTVEAEDYHYNEIFVGSGILIDRDGYILTTSSVADSNDKIIVRFKDGDIYPAEIVGIDPESGAALLKIESVERQTPKFGDPGKLQDGAWVTVIGNSYDMPTAVNFGMFSGITDDGLMQLSAQSGPGNTGGAVFNAKGELIGMLVAQTAESVLLTPPYENHLKMNIKDSYPAESFAYMNQGINMQSNSASLALGIDKLNRIVDQLKKFGKVKHGFLGITQTELPKKIMQKNDLDGGVLVTEIISDSPANRAGLLKNDIIVKVENTLIEGTNHLYELIRSYMPGDVIKLEIIRDGSSMTIIATLGEAMVGSYKQYYDNHKMFNKNDDIWLDMTENFEEGLVEFKEYLEELKNQNNFQAGDSIDYLEEKLENVEHHLKGLTEKIAKLYDKLEKSSK
- a CDS encoding RNA polymerase sigma factor, whose product is MEKLTDKELFAKVADDNERAFAMFVDRYKNRLFNFVFRIISEKEMAEDILQETFLRVYNQRKNYSPDYALSTWVYTIALNLCRSELRKRKLRKFISLEFLKEESDIELPGEKNLEPQKLKPLLDKAIKGLPDEYRTAFVLCDIDRLPYSEIAEIMRVPVGTVKSRINRARTMLREKLLPYKELNYELSKGFPPAICLY